A stretch of the Pseudomonas helvetica genome encodes the following:
- a CDS encoding DNA polymerase II, translating to MDLQQGFVLTRHWRDTPAGTQVEFWLATDQGPRLVRLPVQPSVAFIPEQQREQAELLLRGEQGVELRPLGLQDFQHRPVFGLYCQQHRQLMHLDTLLRRAGVDVFEADIRPPERYLMERFITAPVSFTGTADDSGTLFDAHLKPAPGYRPRLKLVSLDIETTEQGELYSIALEGCGQRQVYMLGAPNGDDSLVDFALEYCDSRTLLLKKLNEWFALHDPDAIIGWNLVQFDLRVLHEHARRLAVPLRLGRGGEEMQWREHGSGNNHFFAAAAGRLIIDGIESLRSATWSFPSFSLENVAQTLLGEGKSIDNPYQRMDEINRMFAEDKPALARYNLKDCELVTRIFHKTELLTFLLERASVTGLPADRSGGSVAAFTHLYMPLMHRQGFVAPNLGERPPQASPGGFVMDSQPGLYESVLVLDYKSLYPSIIRTFLIDPVGLVEGLRHPDDSESVPGFRGARFSRTRHCLPAIVARVSQGREVAKREHNAPLSQALKIIMNAFYGVLGSSGCRFFDTRLASSITLRGHEIMLRTRQLIEAQGHVVIYGDTDSTFVWLRRAHGQEEAAQIGRSLVEYVNQWWREHLLQEFGLHSVLELQFETHFRRFLMPTIRGAEEGSKKRYAGLVTRADGTDEMVYKGLETVRTDWSPLARQFQQELYLRIFHRRPYQDYVREFVRATLAGEHDDLLIYRKRLRRPLDDYQRNVPPHVRAARLADEYNDRLGRPLQYQRGGWISYMITVAGPEPLETRSAPIDYDHYVSRQLQPVADAILPFVDDDFSTLIGGQLGLF from the coding sequence GTGGATTTACAGCAGGGCTTCGTCTTGACCCGGCATTGGCGCGATACCCCGGCCGGCACGCAAGTCGAGTTCTGGTTGGCGACCGATCAAGGCCCAAGGCTTGTCCGGCTGCCGGTTCAGCCGTCGGTGGCGTTCATTCCCGAGCAGCAGCGCGAGCAGGCCGAGTTGCTGTTGCGCGGCGAGCAGGGTGTCGAGCTTCGCCCGCTGGGGTTGCAGGATTTTCAGCATCGGCCGGTGTTCGGGCTGTATTGCCAGCAGCACCGCCAGTTGATGCACCTCGATACGCTGTTGCGCAGGGCCGGTGTCGATGTGTTTGAGGCGGATATTCGTCCGCCGGAACGCTACCTGATGGAGCGCTTCATCACCGCGCCGGTATCGTTCACGGGAACGGCGGACGACTCCGGCACACTGTTCGACGCTCATCTCAAGCCTGCGCCTGGCTATCGCCCACGGCTGAAGCTGGTTTCGCTGGACATCGAAACCACCGAGCAGGGCGAGCTGTATTCGATTGCACTGGAAGGCTGTGGTCAGCGTCAGGTCTACATGCTCGGGGCGCCAAATGGCGATGACTCGTTGGTGGACTTTGCGCTTGAGTACTGCGACTCACGAACCCTGTTGCTGAAAAAACTCAACGAGTGGTTTGCGCTCCACGACCCCGATGCAATCATCGGCTGGAACCTGGTGCAATTCGACCTGCGCGTGCTGCACGAGCATGCCCGGCGGCTGGCCGTACCGTTGCGCCTGGGGCGCGGTGGCGAGGAGATGCAGTGGCGCGAACACGGTTCGGGCAACAATCACTTCTTTGCCGCAGCGGCAGGCCGACTGATCATCGATGGCATCGAGTCACTGCGCTCGGCGACCTGGAGTTTCCCCTCGTTCAGTCTGGAGAACGTCGCGCAGACGCTGCTCGGCGAAGGTAAGTCGATCGACAATCCGTACCAGCGCATGGACGAAATCAACCGCATGTTCGCCGAGGACAAGCCCGCGCTGGCGCGCTACAACCTCAAGGATTGCGAGCTGGTCACGCGGATCTTCCACAAGACCGAACTGCTGACCTTCTTGCTCGAGCGCGCCAGCGTCACCGGTTTACCGGCCGATCGCAGCGGCGGTTCGGTTGCCGCGTTCACTCACCTCTACATGCCGTTGATGCACCGTCAGGGCTTTGTCGCGCCGAACCTCGGCGAGCGTCCTCCGCAGGCCAGTCCCGGCGGGTTTGTCATGGACTCGCAACCGGGGTTGTACGAATCGGTGTTGGTGCTCGACTACAAGAGCCTGTACCCGTCGATCATCCGGACCTTTTTGATCGACCCGGTGGGGCTGGTGGAGGGCTTGCGCCACCCCGACGACAGCGAGTCGGTGCCGGGTTTCCGTGGTGCACGTTTCTCGCGGACGCGGCACTGCCTGCCAGCGATTGTCGCCCGTGTATCGCAAGGCCGGGAAGTTGCCAAGCGCGAGCACAATGCACCGCTTTCCCAGGCGCTGAAAATCATCATGAACGCCTTCTATGGCGTGCTCGGCTCCAGTGGCTGCCGGTTTTTCGATACGCGCCTGGCGTCATCGATCACCTTGCGCGGGCACGAGATCATGCTCAGGACTCGTCAGCTGATCGAGGCGCAAGGGCACGTGGTGATTTATGGCGACACCGACTCGACTTTCGTCTGGCTGCGGCGTGCTCATGGTCAGGAAGAGGCGGCGCAGATCGGCCGGTCTCTGGTCGAATACGTCAACCAATGGTGGCGCGAGCATTTGCTGCAGGAGTTCGGTTTGCATAGCGTGCTCGAATTGCAATTCGAAACGCACTTTCGACGGTTTCTGATGCCGACCATTCGCGGCGCAGAAGAGGGCAGCAAGAAGCGCTATGCCGGGCTGGTGACACGCGCCGACGGCACTGACGAAATGGTCTACAAAGGCCTGGAAACCGTGCGCACCGACTGGTCGCCGCTGGCCCGGCAATTTCAGCAGGAACTCTACCTGCGGATCTTTCACCGTCGGCCTTATCAGGATTACGTTCGCGAGTTTGTCCGGGCGACGCTGGCCGGTGAGCATGATGACTTGCTGATCTACCGCAAGCGTCTGCGCCGGCCATTGGACGACTATCAACGCAACGTACCGCCCCATGTGCGGGCCGCACGCCTGGCCGACGAATACAACGATCGACTGGGCCGGCCACTGCAGTATCAGCGCGGCGGCTGGATCAGTTACATGATCACGGTGGCGGGACCCGAACCGCTGGAAACCCGCAGCGCGCCGATTGACTACGACCATTACGTCAGCCGCCAGCTGCAGCCGGTGGCCGACGCGATACTGCCGTTTGTCGATGATGATTTCAGCACGCTGATTGGCGGGCAATTGGGCTTGTTCTAA
- a CDS encoding CBS domain-containing protein, which yields MKTVAQLLKLKAEQNQQVHTINSHQMVLEALMVMAAKNVGALPVLKDGRIVGVISERDYARKLVLKGRSSVGTPVSDIMNSPVITVDSHQSVQTCMNIMTDKHLRHLPVVENGQLLGLLSIGDLVKEAIAEQAELIQQLEQYIRGE from the coding sequence ATGAAGACCGTCGCGCAACTGCTCAAGTTAAAGGCCGAACAGAACCAGCAGGTTCATACCATCAACTCGCATCAGATGGTGCTCGAAGCCCTGATGGTCATGGCCGCAAAAAACGTCGGCGCATTGCCGGTACTCAAAGACGGTCGAATAGTTGGCGTGATCAGTGAGCGCGACTATGCGCGCAAACTGGTGCTCAAAGGTCGCTCTTCGGTCGGCACGCCCGTCAGCGACATTATGAACTCGCCAGTGATCACGGTGGACTCCCATCAATCCGTGCAAACCTGCATGAATATCATGACCGACAAGCACCTGCGTCATTTGCCGGTGGTGGAAAACGGTCAACTGCTGGGTTTGCTGTCCATCGGCGACCTCGTCAAGGAAGCCATTGCCGAGCAGGCCGAGCTGATCCAGCAACTGGAGCAGTACATCCGCGGCGAATAA
- a CDS encoding paraquat-inducible protein A — protein sequence MTRTDHLIICEHCDCVYEKVALAKHQTALCTRCGGVLQRYNGLSVEQRLALSLTAAVLWIFANFYPVMSISLKGLKNSATLWDSVLALSQGPITFMAMVAAIAMIIAPIIQLLLLVWVLSFALAARRSPAFRLCMRWLETLRPWSMLEVCLLGALVSVFKLAGLLDVLPGIGLFALSVLSLLLIRIAGRDVRDLWDTL from the coding sequence ATGACCAGGACTGATCATTTGATCATCTGTGAACATTGCGATTGCGTGTATGAAAAAGTGGCGCTCGCCAAACATCAAACTGCCCTGTGCACGCGTTGTGGCGGGGTACTTCAGCGCTACAACGGATTGTCAGTGGAGCAACGCCTGGCCTTGAGCCTGACGGCCGCCGTGCTGTGGATTTTTGCCAACTTCTATCCGGTGATGAGCATCAGCCTCAAAGGCCTGAAAAATAGCGCCACTTTATGGGACTCGGTGCTGGCGCTCAGCCAGGGGCCGATCACCTTCATGGCCATGGTCGCGGCCATCGCCATGATCATCGCACCCATCATTCAACTGCTGTTGCTGGTCTGGGTGTTGAGTTTTGCCCTGGCGGCCAGGCGCTCACCGGCATTCAGGCTGTGCATGCGCTGGCTGGAAACGCTAAGGCCCTGGAGCATGCTTGAGGTTTGCCTACTGGGGGCGCTGGTCTCGGTGTTCAAACTTGCAGGTCTGCTTGATGTGCTACCGGGCATCGGCCTGTTTGCCCTCTCGGTGCTGAGCTTACTGCTGATCCGGATTGCCGGCCGCGATGTTCGCGACCTGTGGGACACCCTATGA
- a CDS encoding paraquat-inducible protein A, whose protein sequence is MNTAPEARDLNLCLCHSCGNACDMTDHPHECERCGAPLHARKANSLTRTWAYLLASMVFYIPANLLPVMSTSMLGSDSESTIIGGVLEFWEHGAWDIALIIFIASIAVPGIKFVALSLLLITVQRGSLWARKERSKLYRFVELIGYWSMLDVIVVALVAALVKFQALGDIEPRQGILFFGLVVVFTMLSAMSFDPRLIWENRKSKEVMDGVASR, encoded by the coding sequence ATGAACACAGCACCTGAAGCCCGCGATCTCAACCTTTGCCTGTGCCACAGCTGCGGCAATGCCTGTGACATGACCGACCACCCACACGAGTGCGAGCGCTGTGGTGCCCCCTTGCATGCCCGCAAAGCCAACTCATTGACCCGAACCTGGGCCTACCTGCTGGCCTCAATGGTGTTTTACATCCCGGCCAATCTGTTGCCGGTGATGAGCACCAGCATGTTGGGCAGCGACTCTGAAAGCACCATCATCGGCGGCGTGCTGGAGTTCTGGGAGCATGGTGCCTGGGACATTGCGCTGATCATTTTCATCGCCAGTATTGCGGTGCCGGGCATCAAGTTCGTGGCCCTCTCGCTGCTGCTGATCACGGTACAACGCGGCAGCCTCTGGGCTCGCAAAGAGCGTTCAAAACTCTACCGTTTTGTCGAGCTGATCGGCTACTGGTCGATGCTCGATGTGATTGTCGTCGCACTGGTAGCGGCGCTGGTGAAGTTCCAGGCGCTGGGCGATATCGAACCCCGCCAGGGGATACTGTTCTTTGGTCTGGTGGTGGTGTTCACCATGCTCTCGGCAATGAGTTTTGACCCGCGCCTGATTTGGGAAAACCGAAAATCCAAGGAGGTCATGGATGGAGTCGCAAGCCGCTGA
- a CDS encoding intermembrane transport protein PqiB codes for MESQAAEGQPVPGHANIKTRRWSISLVWIVPIVAVLVGVSLVVHNILQQGPTIILNFKTGEGLIANKTEVKYRNVVIGHVSEVELSDDQKSVNATVKLVKQAESFTREDSKFWVVRPRIGAGGVSGFDTLLSGAFVGADAGRADARAKTFIGLEAPLPLTFGEPGKHFMLHTQDLGSLEIGSPVYFRKIPVGQVVAYTLDSEGKGVDIQVFVKAPNDVYVTENTRFWNVSGIAIDVGANGFAFKTESLSALLVGGITFRAPDYSPNDQPAAENRSFELFDNQQTALAPPNGKAQFLSLRFNQALRGLKVDAPVEFQGLDIGKVVAINLDYDEKAHSFPINVGIVIYPQRLGQAHIKMLKALNYNPDDEQAVNRLMGSFVENGLRAQARSGNLLTGQLYIALDFFPKAEKVAFDPNARPMRIPTVPASLEQLQEQFQAVIEKINKLPIERIANNLDDNLTELRKSLKQVNSTTLPSVQNTLQDLSKTLQSASSTLAEGSPQREQLSGTLDELGRASRSLRELSDYLTRHPESLLRGRPKGAPTQDLQPSSSN; via the coding sequence ATGGAGTCGCAAGCCGCTGAGGGACAGCCAGTCCCCGGCCATGCCAACATCAAGACCCGTCGCTGGAGTATTTCGCTGGTATGGATCGTGCCGATCGTCGCAGTGCTGGTCGGGGTGTCCCTGGTGGTGCACAACATACTGCAACAAGGTCCAACCATCATTCTCAACTTCAAGACTGGCGAAGGTCTCATCGCCAACAAGACCGAGGTCAAATACCGCAACGTGGTGATCGGCCATGTCTCCGAGGTCGAATTGAGCGATGACCAGAAGAGCGTCAACGCCACGGTGAAACTCGTCAAACAGGCGGAATCCTTCACCCGCGAAGACTCGAAGTTCTGGGTCGTGCGGCCACGCATTGGTGCCGGCGGCGTGTCTGGATTTGACACGTTGCTCTCGGGCGCCTTTGTCGGTGCCGACGCCGGTCGCGCCGATGCCCGCGCCAAAACCTTCATAGGTCTTGAAGCCCCGCTCCCCCTAACCTTTGGTGAACCGGGCAAGCATTTCATGTTGCACACCCAGGATCTCGGTTCACTGGAAATTGGCTCTCCTGTTTACTTCCGCAAGATCCCGGTGGGGCAAGTGGTCGCCTATACCCTGGATTCGGAGGGCAAGGGGGTGGATATCCAGGTCTTCGTCAAGGCGCCGAACGATGTCTACGTCACTGAAAACACTCGTTTCTGGAACGTCAGCGGTATCGCCATCGATGTGGGCGCCAATGGCTTTGCGTTCAAAACCGAGTCACTGTCAGCCTTGCTGGTGGGCGGAATTACCTTTCGTGCTCCAGACTACAGTCCCAACGACCAACCGGCGGCCGAAAACAGGAGCTTCGAGCTGTTCGACAATCAACAGACCGCCCTTGCCCCACCCAACGGCAAGGCGCAATTCCTGTCGCTGCGTTTCAATCAGGCGTTGCGCGGTTTGAAGGTGGATGCCCCCGTGGAATTCCAGGGACTGGATATCGGCAAGGTGGTCGCGATCAATCTGGACTACGATGAGAAGGCCCACAGTTTCCCCATCAACGTGGGCATCGTGATCTATCCGCAACGTCTGGGCCAGGCCCATATCAAGATGCTGAAGGCCCTGAACTACAACCCCGACGACGAACAGGCGGTTAATCGACTCATGGGCAGCTTTGTCGAAAACGGCCTGCGCGCCCAGGCCCGCAGTGGCAATTTGTTGACCGGACAGCTGTACATTGCACTGGATTTCTTCCCTAAAGCCGAAAAAGTTGCCTTCGACCCCAACGCCCGGCCAATGCGGATACCCACTGTTCCTGCGAGCCTCGAGCAGTTGCAAGAGCAGTTTCAGGCAGTGATCGAAAAGATCAACAAACTGCCGATCGAGCGCATCGCCAACAACCTTGATGACAACCTGACAGAACTGCGTAAAAGCCTCAAACAAGTCAACAGCACGACACTGCCAAGTGTACAGAACACCTTGCAGGACTTGAGTAAAACCCTGCAATCGGCCAGCTCGACCCTCGCCGAAGGCTCGCCACAACGTGAGCAATTGAGTGGAACCCTGGACGAACTCGGGCGCGCATCACGCTCGCTGCGTGAATTGTCAGACTACCTGACTCGTCATCCAGAATCCCTGTTGCGCGGGCGCCCCAAAGGTGCCCCTACACAAGACCTGCAGCCGTCTTCGAGCAACTGA
- a CDS encoding membrane integrity-associated transporter subunit PqiC, whose amino-acid sequence MAISLKVSLLSLVVLLVACRSDPIHYHTLIPAQLAAGARGSADIQIERVTVPPQVDRPQIVIRQGNSGLAILETEWWGASLSDELKSALLNQLSGTTSQRDVSLRVDVQRFDSVPGQYALVDVKWRLRTSGADANSAPLTCRTTLQTPTGSTVDDLVVAHQNNVKRLAGLISKMASAPLNGCPPVE is encoded by the coding sequence ATGGCTATTTCGCTGAAAGTTTCGTTGCTCAGCCTGGTGGTGTTGCTCGTCGCATGCCGCAGTGATCCGATTCATTACCATACCCTGATCCCGGCCCAGTTGGCCGCAGGCGCGCGTGGCAGCGCAGATATCCAGATTGAGCGGGTCACCGTGCCGCCTCAGGTCGACCGCCCGCAAATCGTCATTCGTCAGGGCAACAGCGGCCTGGCAATTCTGGAAACCGAATGGTGGGGGGCCAGCCTGTCCGACGAGTTGAAAAGTGCCTTGCTCAATCAACTGTCTGGCACGACATCTCAGCGCGATGTCTCGCTGCGGGTCGATGTGCAGCGTTTTGATTCTGTCCCCGGTCAGTACGCACTCGTCGATGTGAAATGGCGCCTGAGGACTTCGGGAGCCGATGCAAACAGCGCACCGCTGACCTGCCGCACAACGTTGCAAACACCGACGGGATCGACCGTTGATGATCTGGTGGTGGCTCATCAAAACAACGTAAAACGACTGGCCGGCCTGATCAGCAAAATGGCCAGCGCGCCCCTCAATGGATGTCCACCTGTTGAGTAG
- a CDS encoding DUF2784 domain-containing protein, which translates to MLYRIAADGLVLFHLVFILFVLFGGLLTLKWRHLIWWHVPAAVWGVVVEVFQLTCPLTRWENLWRQSAGQDGYSDSFIEHYVWPLIYPAGLTPAIQLGLGCMVLLINVIVYVHLARQWKLARAT; encoded by the coding sequence ATGCTTTACCGAATAGCCGCCGACGGGCTGGTACTGTTTCATCTAGTGTTCATTCTGTTCGTGCTTTTCGGAGGCTTGTTGACGCTCAAATGGCGGCACTTGATCTGGTGGCACGTGCCGGCAGCCGTGTGGGGCGTGGTCGTCGAAGTCTTTCAATTGACCTGCCCACTGACCCGTTGGGAAAACCTCTGGCGCCAATCTGCCGGACAGGACGGTTACAGTGACAGTTTCATCGAGCACTATGTGTGGCCGTTGATATACCCGGCCGGACTGACACCGGCGATACAGCTAGGGCTGGGCTGCATGGTGCTTCTCATCAACGTGATTGTCTATGTGCATCTGGCCAGGCAGTGGAAGCTGGCGCGGGCAACCTAG
- a CDS encoding isoprenylcysteine carboxylmethyltransferase family protein, which translates to MKISLKLAVFSIAAVLVYLGLAILGLGGFAAFFSHPALVVIALATLVMVGVSLLTEANLNSGVREDRGNRWVLPVFGVIGVLSAFIPAYTDRMDFWTFGGEGIRWVGAILFIAGGALRIWPVFVLGKRFSGLVAIQPGHTLVTDGIYRRLRNPSYLGLLINALGWALAFRSSVGIVLVLLLLPALIARINAEEDLLRSEFGAEYDAYCAKTWRLIPGLY; encoded by the coding sequence ATGAAGATCTCCCTGAAGCTGGCCGTGTTCAGCATTGCAGCAGTTCTGGTCTATCTCGGGCTCGCCATTCTGGGACTGGGTGGTTTTGCTGCGTTTTTCTCGCATCCAGCCCTGGTGGTCATTGCCCTTGCGACGCTGGTGATGGTGGGAGTTTCGTTGCTCACCGAAGCCAACTTGAACTCCGGGGTGCGTGAAGACCGGGGCAACCGTTGGGTGCTACCGGTATTTGGGGTGATCGGCGTGTTGTCCGCATTTATTCCGGCCTATACCGACCGAATGGACTTCTGGACCTTCGGTGGCGAAGGCATACGCTGGGTTGGCGCAATTCTATTCATTGCGGGCGGCGCGTTGCGGATCTGGCCCGTGTTCGTACTTGGCAAACGCTTCAGCGGCCTGGTCGCCATTCAACCTGGGCATACGCTGGTGACTGACGGTATCTACCGAAGGCTGCGTAATCCGAGTTATCTCGGTTTATTGATCAACGCGCTGGGTTGGGCGCTGGCCTTTCGCTCCAGTGTCGGGATCGTGCTCGTCCTCCTGCTGCTCCCTGCCCTCATTGCTCGCATAAACGCCGAAGAAGACCTGTTGCGCAGTGAGTTTGGTGCCGAGTATGACGCTTACTGTGCCAAGACCTGGCGGCTCATCCCCGGGCTCTACTGA
- a CDS encoding DUF1615 domain-containing protein, whose amino-acid sequence MRSHRLIMSVVTLLLLAGCANQAARQAAQPTPVQVKAQIARLLPSSTADREGWAADIYAAFAAQTIPPTTQNLCSVLAVTEQESTFQTDPTVPGLGKIARDEIDRRAARAHIPDLLVRGALQVSSTNGKSYSERLNAARSEKELSAIFDDFIGRVPMGKTLFSGFNPVHTAGPMQVSVAFAEQHAQHYPYPVDSSIRHEVFSRRGGMYFGITHLLGYPVSYHQALYRFADFNAGWYASRNAAFQSALNHASGSSLALDGDLIRYDSIMPGTTELAVRALGKRLDMRNTTIRDQLELGNRLEFEDSKLYKKVFELAETAEGKPLPRAILPGIQLQSPKITRNLTTAWFAKRVDERYQRCMARALAE is encoded by the coding sequence ATGCGATCCCATCGATTGATCATGAGTGTAGTTACGTTGCTGCTATTGGCCGGCTGCGCGAATCAGGCTGCTCGGCAAGCGGCTCAACCGACGCCCGTACAGGTGAAAGCGCAGATTGCCCGTTTGTTGCCGAGCAGCACCGCAGACCGTGAAGGTTGGGCCGCCGACATTTATGCAGCGTTTGCGGCACAAACGATCCCGCCCACCACGCAGAACCTGTGTTCGGTGCTGGCGGTAACCGAGCAGGAGTCGACCTTTCAAACAGACCCGACAGTGCCGGGCCTGGGAAAGATCGCCCGAGATGAAATCGATCGACGTGCTGCCAGGGCACACATTCCCGATCTGTTGGTGCGCGGAGCCTTGCAGGTCAGCTCAACCAACGGCAAAAGTTACAGCGAGCGCTTGAATGCGGCGCGCAGCGAGAAGGAACTCAGCGCGATATTCGACGATTTCATCGGCCGGGTGCCGATGGGCAAAACACTGTTTAGTGGTTTCAATCCGGTGCATACCGCAGGCCCGATGCAGGTCAGTGTCGCGTTTGCCGAGCAGCACGCACAGCACTATCCCTATCCGGTAGACAGCTCGATTCGTCATGAGGTGTTCAGTCGCCGTGGCGGCATGTACTTCGGCATTACACATTTGCTTGGCTACCCAGTGAGTTACCACCAAGCGTTGTACCGCTTCGCCGATTTCAATGCCGGTTGGTACGCCAGCCGCAACGCCGCGTTTCAGAGTGCGCTCAATCACGCTTCGGGAAGCAGTTTGGCACTGGATGGTGATCTGATCCGCTACGACTCGATCATGCCCGGCACGACGGAATTGGCGGTTCGCGCGTTGGGTAAACGGCTGGACATGCGCAATACGACGATCAGGGACCAGCTGGAGCTGGGTAACCGCCTGGAATTTGAAGACAGCAAGCTATATAAGAAGGTGTTCGAACTGGCGGAAACGGCTGAAGGCAAGCCGCTGCCCAGGGCAATCCTGCCGGGTATCCAGTTGCAAAGCCCGAAAATCACTCGAAATCTCACCACGGCCTGGTTCGCCAAGCGTGTCGATGAGCGTTATCAGCGCTGCATGGCGCGTGCTTTGGCGGAGTAG
- a CDS encoding FAD-dependent oxidoreductase: MNRSDVLIVGAGPTGLVLALWLSKLGVRVRILDKTSAPGTTSRALAVQARTLELYRQLDLSHAVVQNGHKVPAVNLWVKGEPVARLPFEDIGKDLTPYSFLEMFPQDQHERLLIERLEQFGVVVERDTELIGFSEHGGSITAQLLLPDGQEHTCQTCYLAGCDGARSTVRKALDIGFPGGTYQQVFYVADVEASGLALNGELHVDLDEADFLAVFPLAGEGRARLIGTVRDERAEQAETLKFEDVSSRAIEHLKVQVNKVNWFSTYRVHHRVADTFRFGRAFLLGDAAHVHSPAGGQGMNTGIGDAINLAWKLAAVLNGAANDKLLDSYEVERMAFARRLVATTDRVFNFVSAEGAMADVIRTRIAPFLLPKMVSFELAREYLFRTVSQITLNYRGMPLSEGHAGHVFGGDRLPWAHDSETDNFDSLTSLNWQVHVYGDTSEEMLAWCAEHHLALHVFDWHPTHEAAGLARNGFYLLRPDSYVAVADLSADPKVIERYFRDHGIKPFLW; encoded by the coding sequence ATGAACCGCAGCGATGTACTGATCGTTGGCGCCGGCCCCACAGGACTGGTCCTGGCGCTGTGGCTCAGCAAGCTTGGAGTCCGGGTGCGCATACTCGACAAGACCAGCGCACCCGGCACCACTTCTCGCGCCCTGGCGGTTCAGGCACGGACGCTGGAGTTGTACCGCCAGCTCGACCTCAGCCACGCCGTGGTGCAGAACGGCCACAAAGTACCGGCAGTCAATCTGTGGGTCAAAGGCGAACCGGTGGCGCGGTTACCGTTCGAGGACATCGGTAAGGACCTGACCCCTTACTCGTTTCTGGAAATGTTCCCGCAGGACCAGCACGAGCGACTGTTGATCGAACGCCTGGAGCAGTTCGGCGTGGTGGTCGAGCGCGACACCGAGCTGATCGGTTTCAGCGAACATGGCGGCAGCATTACCGCGCAGTTGCTCCTGCCCGACGGCCAGGAACATACCTGTCAGACCTGCTACCTGGCCGGTTGTGACGGTGCTCGTTCTACCGTGCGCAAGGCACTCGACATCGGCTTTCCCGGCGGCACCTACCAGCAAGTGTTTTATGTCGCCGACGTCGAAGCCTCAGGTCTGGCGCTCAATGGTGAACTGCATGTGGATCTGGATGAAGCCGACTTTCTGGCGGTTTTTCCGCTGGCCGGCGAAGGCCGTGCACGGTTGATCGGAACAGTGCGCGATGAACGCGCGGAACAGGCTGAAACCCTCAAGTTTGAAGACGTCAGTAGCCGGGCCATCGAACACCTGAAAGTTCAGGTCAACAAGGTCAACTGGTTTTCGACCTATCGGGTCCATCACCGGGTAGCGGACACCTTCCGCTTCGGGCGCGCCTTTTTGCTCGGTGACGCTGCCCATGTGCACAGCCCCGCCGGCGGCCAGGGCATGAACACCGGTATTGGCGACGCGATCAACCTCGCCTGGAAACTCGCTGCCGTTCTCAATGGAGCAGCCAACGACAAACTGCTCGACAGTTATGAAGTCGAACGCATGGCCTTTGCCCGGCGACTGGTGGCAACCACCGACAGAGTGTTCAATTTCGTCTCCGCCGAAGGCGCAATGGCCGACGTGATACGCACCCGCATTGCACCGTTCCTGCTACCCAAAATGGTCTCATTTGAATTGGCGCGCGAGTATCTGTTTCGTACGGTGTCGCAAATCACCCTGAATTATCGCGGGATGCCTCTGAGCGAAGGCCACGCCGGCCATGTTTTTGGCGGTGATCGCCTGCCTTGGGCGCATGACAGCGAGACCGATAATTTCGACAGCCTGACAAGCCTCAACTGGCAGGTTCACGTATACGGCGACACCAGCGAAGAAATGCTCGCCTGGTGCGCCGAGCATCACTTGGCACTGCACGTTTTCGACTGGCATCCGACCCACGAAGCCGCCGGGCTGGCGCGCAATGGCTTCTATCTATTAAGGCCCGACAGTTATGTGGCCGTCGCCGACCTGTCCGCCGACCCGAAAGTCATCGAGCGTTACTTCCGGGACCACGGGATCAAACCGTTCCTCTGGTAA